One genomic segment of Mesoterricola silvestris includes these proteins:
- a CDS encoding enoyl-CoA hydratase-related protein, which yields MIPLSAFPREGTVFQGGTLRVEALAHGVKRLVLDRPQVCNAFDAAMIRELSLAMAELAAIQDPAEMRLLVLEGEGPVFCSGADLAYMKEQGAAAQEQNLENARELGRMFTRLASFPAPVLCCVRGAAIGGGLGLAACSDFVLAEPAAVFATSEVMLGLVPAVIGPFVVRKLGLGGAAPLMLTGRRLRGTEALEAGLAQRLIDPGESAEEALSRVLREFLAAGPRAARATKELLRRITPLPDPELFEFTAHAIAAARMSAEGQEGLKAYFHKAPPPWRP from the coding sequence ATGATCCCCCTCTCCGCCTTCCCCAGGGAGGGGACCGTCTTCCAGGGCGGGACCCTGCGGGTGGAGGCCCTGGCCCACGGCGTCAAGCGCCTGGTGCTGGACCGTCCCCAGGTGTGCAACGCCTTCGACGCCGCCATGATCCGGGAGCTGTCCCTGGCCATGGCGGAGCTTGCGGCCATCCAGGACCCGGCGGAGATGCGCCTCCTGGTGCTGGAGGGCGAGGGCCCGGTGTTCTGCTCCGGGGCGGACCTGGCCTACATGAAGGAGCAGGGCGCCGCCGCGCAGGAACAGAACCTGGAGAACGCCCGGGAACTGGGCCGGATGTTCACGCGCCTCGCCTCCTTTCCCGCGCCCGTCCTGTGCTGCGTGCGGGGGGCGGCCATCGGCGGGGGCCTGGGACTGGCGGCCTGCAGCGACTTCGTGCTGGCGGAACCCGCGGCGGTATTCGCCACCTCCGAGGTGATGCTGGGCCTGGTGCCGGCGGTCATCGGGCCCTTCGTGGTGCGCAAGCTGGGCCTGGGCGGGGCCGCCCCCCTCATGCTCACGGGCCGGCGCCTGCGCGGCACCGAAGCCCTGGAGGCGGGCCTGGCCCAGCGTCTCATCGATCCGGGCGAATCCGCCGAGGAGGCCCTGTCGCGGGTCCTCCGGGAATTCCTGGCCGCGGGGCCCCGGGCGGCCCGGGCCACCAAGGAGCTGCTGCGCCGGATCACGCCCCTGCCCGATCCGGAACTCTTCGAATTCACCGCCCACGCCATCGCCGCGGCCCGCATGTCGGCCGAGGGCCAGGAGGGCCTGAAGGCCTACTTCCACAAGGCCCCGCCCCCCTGGAGGCCCTGA
- a CDS encoding ATP-binding protein — translation MRRLLIANRGEIARRILRAGRARGYEVGVVSTPADAGSPVRREADAVLEVGGFLDGPAIVEAARNWGARLLHPGYGYLSENAAFARAVEEAGIRFVGPTPESMLALGGKEAAKAVARACGVPVLEALLSWELAALPSGEWVDALAARGIRAPFLVKASGGGGGRGMRVVEDPAALPEALRRASLEAQASFGDGTVFVERYLVSPRHLEIQVFGDGRGGGVFLGERECSLQRRHQKVLEEAPSSVADPALREAMGRAALALVRHTAYRGAGTVEFLLDAAGAFHFLEVNTRLQVEHPVTEGVYGVDLVLAQLDLAEGVWPGALGDPAASALPEPAGVALEARVLAEDPRNGFLPTPGPLKVYVEPEGPGIRVDSGVAQGGSVDPGFDSMIAKVVAWGPDRAAAAARLSEALEAFTVLGCVTNLPFLQAVARSGDFLAGRESTSWIQEHLAELNGPLMPESCLAFFRSRAFREALSLALRGAGAPAPGPAARFMAQAACPGLRVGAALEKEAFHLEGGPVQFTLRGPALRRMLEGPVLPGERGPALARALAAAGETDPALPFRACRLGGAALGVAVFGETLTLEDPSADLPRPRAEAPAGGDVAAPMAGRILECLVAPGDEVEQGQVMFVLESMKMQFEITAPRAGTVAEVCVEAGEILQGPETVAVLAKA, via the coding sequence ATGCGACGCCTGCTCATCGCCAACCGCGGGGAGATCGCCCGGCGGATCCTGCGGGCGGGACGCGCCCGGGGCTACGAGGTGGGCGTGGTGTCCACCCCCGCCGACGCCGGCAGCCCCGTGCGCCGGGAGGCGGACGCCGTCCTGGAGGTGGGGGGCTTCCTGGACGGCCCCGCCATCGTGGAGGCCGCCCGGAACTGGGGAGCCCGGCTCCTGCACCCCGGCTACGGCTACCTCTCCGAGAACGCCGCCTTCGCCCGGGCCGTGGAGGAGGCCGGGATCCGCTTCGTGGGACCCACCCCCGAAAGCATGCTGGCCCTGGGCGGCAAGGAAGCCGCCAAGGCCGTGGCCAGGGCCTGCGGCGTGCCCGTGCTGGAGGCCCTCCTCTCCTGGGAACTGGCCGCCCTGCCCTCCGGGGAATGGGTGGACGCCCTGGCCGCGCGGGGCATCCGCGCGCCCTTCCTGGTGAAGGCCAGCGGCGGCGGCGGCGGGCGCGGCATGCGGGTGGTGGAGGACCCGGCGGCCCTGCCCGAGGCCCTGCGCCGGGCCTCCCTGGAGGCCCAGGCCAGTTTCGGGGACGGCACGGTCTTCGTGGAGCGGTACCTGGTTTCGCCCCGCCACCTGGAGATCCAGGTGTTCGGCGACGGCCGCGGCGGCGGCGTCTTCCTGGGGGAGCGGGAGTGCTCCCTCCAGCGGCGCCACCAGAAGGTGCTGGAGGAGGCCCCCAGTTCCGTGGCGGATCCGGCCCTGCGGGAGGCCATGGGCCGGGCCGCCCTGGCCCTGGTGCGGCACACCGCCTACCGGGGCGCGGGCACCGTGGAATTCCTCCTGGACGCCGCCGGCGCCTTCCATTTCCTGGAAGTGAACACCCGGCTCCAGGTGGAGCACCCCGTCACGGAAGGGGTCTACGGGGTGGACCTGGTCCTGGCCCAGCTGGACCTGGCGGAAGGCGTCTGGCCCGGGGCCCTGGGCGATCCCGCCGCGTCCGCCCTGCCCGAGCCCGCCGGCGTGGCCCTGGAGGCGCGGGTGCTGGCCGAGGATCCCCGCAACGGGTTCCTGCCCACCCCCGGGCCCCTGAAGGTCTACGTGGAGCCGGAGGGCCCGGGCATCCGGGTGGATTCCGGGGTGGCCCAGGGCGGGTCCGTGGACCCGGGGTTCGATTCCATGATCGCCAAGGTCGTGGCGTGGGGCCCCGACCGGGCCGCGGCCGCGGCGCGCCTGTCGGAGGCCCTGGAGGCCTTCACCGTCCTGGGGTGCGTCACCAACCTGCCCTTCCTCCAGGCCGTGGCCCGCTCCGGGGACTTCCTCGCGGGCCGGGAATCCACGTCCTGGATCCAGGAGCACCTCGCGGAACTCAACGGTCCCCTCATGCCGGAATCCTGCCTGGCCTTCTTCCGCTCCCGGGCCTTCCGGGAGGCCCTGTCCCTGGCCCTGCGCGGCGCCGGCGCCCCGGCCCCGGGCCCCGCGGCGCGCTTCATGGCCCAGGCCGCATGCCCCGGCCTCCGGGTGGGGGCGGCCCTGGAAAAGGAGGCCTTCCACCTGGAGGGCGGCCCCGTGCAATTCACCCTGCGCGGCCCCGCCCTGCGCCGGATGCTGGAAGGCCCCGTCCTCCCCGGGGAGCGGGGTCCCGCCCTGGCCCGGGCCCTGGCCGCGGCCGGGGAGACGGATCCCGCCCTGCCCTTCCGGGCCTGCCGCCTGGGAGGGGCCGCCCTGGGCGTGGCGGTCTTCGGCGAGACCCTGACGCTGGAGGATCCCTCCGCCGACCTGCCCCGCCCCCGCGCGGAGGCCCCCGCCGGCGGGGACGTGGCGGCCCCCATGGCCGGAAGGATTCTGGAATGCCTGGTGGCCCCGGGCGACGAGGTGGAGCAGGGCCAGGTGATGTTCGTGCTGGAGTCCATGAAGATGCAGTTCGAGATCACCGCGCCGAGGGCGGGTACGGTGGCCGAGGTGTGCGTGGAGGCGGGGGAGATCCTGCAGGGGCCGGAGACGGTGGCCGTGCTGGCGAAGGCCTGA
- a CDS encoding DUF799 domain-containing protein, with product MNRLALLPPLLALLAGCVPPGAAPGRDYAKLRGEDPASILVVPVVNRSVDVAASGLFLSTLTVPLADRGYYVFPVYLVKGLMEEDGLGDAGLVHQADPRRLGQLFGADAILYATINRWDAKYAVLSTSVEVDFDYVLKSGRTGEELWKAHQAYTYVPSSQSTGNAVADLIGMAVAASIVKAAPDFMPLARSANHKAFHLQHQGLPAGPHSPQHGLDKGEF from the coding sequence ATGAACCGCCTGGCCCTGCTTCCGCCCCTCCTGGCCCTCCTCGCGGGATGCGTGCCCCCGGGCGCCGCCCCCGGCAGGGACTACGCGAAGCTGCGCGGGGAGGACCCCGCGTCCATCCTCGTGGTGCCGGTGGTGAACCGCAGCGTGGACGTCGCGGCCTCGGGCCTCTTCCTTTCCACGCTCACGGTGCCCCTGGCGGACCGCGGCTACTACGTGTTCCCCGTGTACCTGGTCAAGGGGCTCATGGAGGAGGACGGCCTCGGCGATGCGGGCCTGGTGCACCAGGCCGATCCCCGCAGGCTGGGCCAGCTCTTCGGGGCCGACGCCATCCTCTACGCGACCATCAACCGGTGGGACGCGAAGTACGCCGTCCTCTCCACCAGCGTCGAAGTGGATTTCGATTACGTGCTGAAGAGCGGCAGAACGGGGGAGGAGCTCTGGAAGGCCCACCAGGCCTATACCTATGTCCCCTCCAGCCAATCCACGGGCAATGCCGTGGCGGACCTCATCGGCATGGCCGTCGCCGCCTCCATCGTCAAGGCCGCCCCCGATTTCATGCCCCTGGCCCGGTCCGCCAACCACAAGGCCTTCCATCTTCAGCACCAGGGGCTGCCCGCGGGGCCCCATTCGCCCCAGCACGGCCTGGACAAGGGGGAATTCTAG
- a CDS encoding DUF4810 domain-containing protein, with translation MRAWPPLVLALALGCAAPATCPGLDWGGYEDSLRRLVANPGGLEAYGASLRRILDRNPDGTRVPPGLYAEYGYVLFLSGRKEEAAGFFTKEKTRWPEASLLMDRMIRACAPPPKEPS, from the coding sequence CTGGCGCTCGCGCTGGGCTGCGCCGCCCCCGCCACCTGTCCCGGCCTCGACTGGGGAGGGTACGAGGACAGCCTGCGCCGGCTCGTGGCGAACCCCGGCGGACTCGAGGCCTACGGGGCCTCGCTGAGGAGGATCCTGGACCGCAACCCCGACGGGACCCGCGTGCCCCCGGGCCTCTACGCCGAGTACGGCTACGTCCTGTTCCTCTCCGGCCGGAAGGAGGAGGCCGCGGGGTTCTTCACGAAGGAGAAGACCCGGTGGCCGGAAGCGTCCCTCCTCATGGACCGCATGATCCGGGCCTGCGCCCCGCCCCCGAAGGAACCGTCATGA
- a CDS encoding acyclic terpene utilization AtuA family protein — protein sequence MTHGKLIRIANAGGYWGDDPWALRRQVRGGLDLHYISIDYLAEVTMSILRKQMSKDPFLGYARDFITQIDPLLEEILAKGIRIITNAGGVNPSACAQALAAAARARGIALRIAVVEGDDMAPRIGELLASGVELRHMETGEPLAPVADRILAANAYFGAMPVAAALERDPHVVICGRVTDTGITLAPLMHEFGWGPGDWDLLASGIVAGHLIECGAQATGGNFTDWKKVPSFLDIGYPIVECRRDGSFTVTKHPGTGGLVSCQTVREQLLYEMGHPRTYLTPDVVADFSTVDLREEGPDRVRVERVQGRPPTDLLKVSIAYRDGWKCQGSLIVSGPDARAKAEVFASAFWKRCSAELESPLADTCTEYVGDDATHRSLTPRHRAQEILLRLSARSASARDLEVFRKLLPAMILSGPAGVAVTGGAPALSEVVGYWPALVPRGLVLPEVRIQEEGRSTWSSGPLPWPESEGEGTTPFDATDPWTLAPGAGAQVRVPLMRIAHARSGDKGDTANIGLIGRSGPCYAWLRDHVTAERVKAWFQDHCRGRVERHPVPRLWALNFLMEETLGGGGTLSLHLDAQGKTLAQALLRCEVEVPAALLATIAPENRACPGELVPEGSRP from the coding sequence TCGACTACCTGGCCGAAGTGACCATGAGCATCCTGCGCAAGCAGATGTCCAAGGACCCCTTCCTGGGCTACGCCCGGGACTTCATCACCCAGATCGACCCCCTGCTGGAGGAGATCCTGGCCAAGGGCATCCGCATCATCACCAACGCCGGGGGCGTGAACCCCTCGGCCTGCGCCCAGGCCCTGGCCGCGGCGGCCCGGGCCCGGGGGATCGCCCTGCGCATCGCCGTGGTGGAGGGGGACGACATGGCCCCCCGCATCGGGGAGCTGCTGGCCTCGGGGGTGGAGCTGCGCCACATGGAGACGGGCGAGCCCCTGGCGCCCGTGGCGGACCGGATCCTGGCCGCCAACGCCTACTTCGGCGCCATGCCCGTGGCCGCGGCCCTGGAGCGGGACCCCCACGTGGTCATCTGCGGCCGGGTCACGGACACCGGCATCACCCTGGCCCCCCTCATGCACGAATTCGGGTGGGGGCCGGGGGACTGGGATCTCCTGGCCAGCGGCATCGTGGCCGGGCACCTCATCGAGTGCGGCGCCCAGGCCACGGGCGGCAATTTCACCGACTGGAAGAAGGTGCCCTCCTTCCTGGACATCGGGTACCCCATCGTGGAATGCCGCCGGGACGGCTCCTTCACCGTCACCAAGCACCCCGGCACGGGCGGCCTGGTCTCCTGCCAGACGGTGCGCGAACAGCTCCTGTACGAGATGGGCCACCCCCGCACCTACCTCACGCCGGACGTGGTGGCAGACTTCTCCACGGTGGACCTGCGGGAGGAGGGCCCCGACCGGGTGCGGGTGGAGCGCGTGCAGGGCCGGCCCCCCACGGATCTCCTGAAGGTGAGCATCGCCTACCGGGACGGCTGGAAGTGCCAGGGGTCCCTCATCGTCTCCGGCCCCGACGCCCGGGCCAAGGCCGAGGTCTTCGCGTCCGCCTTCTGGAAGCGGTGCTCCGCGGAGCTGGAATCGCCCCTGGCGGACACCTGCACGGAGTACGTGGGCGACGACGCCACCCATAGGTCCCTCACGCCCCGCCACCGCGCCCAGGAGATCCTGCTTCGCCTTTCGGCCCGATCCGCCAGCGCCCGGGACCTGGAGGTCTTCCGCAAGCTCCTGCCGGCCATGATCCTGTCGGGCCCCGCCGGGGTGGCGGTCACCGGCGGCGCCCCGGCCCTTTCGGAAGTGGTGGGGTACTGGCCGGCCCTGGTGCCCCGGGGGCTCGTGCTCCCCGAGGTGCGGATCCAGGAGGAGGGCCGTTCCACCTGGTCCTCGGGGCCCCTGCCCTGGCCGGAAAGCGAAGGCGAAGGCACCACCCCCTTCGACGCCACGGACCCCTGGACCCTGGCCCCCGGCGCCGGCGCGCAGGTGCGGGTCCCCCTCATGCGCATCGCCCACGCCCGCAGCGGCGACAAGGGCGACACCGCCAACATCGGCCTCATCGGGAGGTCCGGCCCGTGCTACGCGTGGCTCCGGGACCACGTCACCGCCGAGCGGGTGAAAGCCTGGTTCCAGGACCACTGCCGGGGACGGGTGGAGCGCCACCCCGTGCCCCGCCTCTGGGCCCTCAATTTCCTCATGGAGGAGACCCTGGGGGGCGGGGGCACCCTCAGCCTCCACCTGGACGCCCAGGGCAAGACCCTCGCGCAGGCCCTGCTGCGGTGCGAGGTGGAGGTGCCCGCCGCGCTCCTGGCCACCATCGCCCCGGAGAACCGCGCCTGCCCCGGCGAGCTCGTGCCCGAAGGGAGCCGGCCATGA
- a CDS encoding YdcF family protein, producing the protein MSLFDLGKALGYLAMPAGLLWVLILGIAYLLLRRRQWLAGILVLGVWALYAVVGNYYVGTALLAGLERTIPPLEDGGEPFDAVLVLGGGSDLDPTGRPILGEAGDRIIAAARLWHAGRARTLVAGGTGRDLVAGSRDLGQETRAIWLSLGVPDGAIEVVREECLNTRDEIAAYRRLRDLRHWRRMALVSSASHLPRALRLAEKAGFAVTPVGADWRGRRHALQVQRLVPTGYGFHLVSTACWEYLGRRLGK; encoded by the coding sequence ATGAGCCTTTTCGATCTGGGCAAGGCCCTGGGCTACCTCGCCATGCCCGCGGGCCTCCTGTGGGTGCTCATCCTGGGCATCGCCTACCTCCTGCTGCGGCGCAGGCAGTGGCTGGCGGGCATCCTGGTCCTGGGGGTGTGGGCCCTGTACGCGGTGGTGGGCAACTACTACGTGGGGACGGCCCTCCTGGCCGGCCTGGAGCGCACCATCCCGCCCCTGGAGGACGGGGGCGAGCCCTTCGACGCCGTCCTGGTGCTGGGCGGCGGGTCCGACCTGGATCCCACGGGCCGGCCCATCCTGGGCGAAGCCGGGGACCGCATCATCGCCGCGGCCCGCCTCTGGCACGCCGGCAGGGCCCGGACCCTGGTGGCCGGCGGCACCGGCCGGGACCTCGTCGCCGGCAGCCGCGACCTGGGGCAGGAGACGCGCGCCATCTGGCTCTCCCTGGGCGTCCCCGACGGCGCCATCGAGGTGGTGCGGGAGGAATGCCTGAACACCCGCGACGAGATCGCCGCCTACCGCAGGCTCCGGGACCTCCGCCACTGGCGGCGGATGGCCCTGGTCAGCTCCGCCAGCCACCTGCCCCGGGCCCTGCGCCTGGCGGAGAAGGCGGGCTTCGCCGTCACCCCCGTGGGCGCCGACTGGCGCGGGAGGCGCCATGCCCTCCAGGTCCAGAGGCTGGTGCCCACGGGGTACGGGTTCCACCTGGTGTCGACGGCGTGCTGGGAATACCTGGGGCGCCGGCTGGGGAAGTGA